From one Marinobacter sp. LV10MA510-1 genomic stretch:
- the ppc gene encoding phosphoenolpyruvate carboxylase, whose translation MTELHPDLRENVRMLGELLGQSIRQHPGQQCFDTIEEVRAAAKADRLQESGSGQRLVNLLGQLGDDEILPVTRAFNQFLNLANLAEQYHGIRRNRGHSADLMVESFSEVFQRLLAGGISADELHRQVVNLRVEFVLTAHPTEVTRRTLIMKYDDMSDCLEQLDHQDLMPGERDEIVRRLTRLIAEAWHTDEIRYDRPTAVDEAKWGFAVIENSLWTALPRFLESLDTALVEATGKGLPLQATPVRVASWMGGDRDGNPNVTHQVTRKVFLLGRWMAADLYMKDITALRAELSMWQASDELRSRVGDTREPYRQILGELRDQLSRTRDWAEASISGAAADSNRILFANSEFTEPLELCYRSLVECGLEHIANGPLLDTIRRAHTFGLPLSRLDIRQEAARHAEAVAEIVGYLGLGDYQAWSEVERQAFLVRELKGRRPLIPRNWQPSEAVEEVLATCKVVAEQTPQALGSYVISMASKPSDVLNVILLLREAGMQYPMAVVPLFETLNDLSGAPQSMTELYQIDWYRDYCDGKQEVMIGYSDSSKDAGQMMAAWAQYQAQEALTKVAAEYDMRLTLFHGRGGTVGRGGGPANRAILSQPPGSVNGSFRITEQGEMIRFKFGMPDLAVQSLTLYTTAVIEATLAPPPQPQDSWRDTMNWLTERSLKAYRDVVRDDPQFVLYFRQVTPEQALGKLALGSRPARRKAGGGVESLRAIPWIFAWTQMRLMLPAWLGSDVALEAAAEDQRTDQLREMMAGWPFFRTYIDMLEMVLAKADLRIASYYEQTLVDDPALRALGENLRQRLSRCIHRVLELKQQDHLLADEPVFAHSMNVRNPYTDPLHYLQAELLRRERQSEGTGEHDGSHSGKVPELVERALKVTMAGISAGMRNTG comes from the coding sequence GTGACTGAATTACATCCGGATTTGCGGGAAAACGTGAGGATGCTGGGAGAGCTGTTAGGGCAGAGTATCCGTCAGCACCCCGGGCAGCAGTGTTTCGACACAATTGAAGAAGTACGAGCTGCCGCCAAAGCGGACCGGCTTCAGGAAAGCGGCTCGGGCCAACGCCTGGTGAATCTGCTGGGCCAGCTGGGCGACGATGAAATCCTGCCGGTGACCCGCGCTTTTAACCAGTTTCTGAACCTGGCCAACCTGGCCGAGCAATATCACGGTATCCGTCGCAATCGCGGTCACAGCGCTGACCTGATGGTGGAATCATTCTCCGAAGTATTCCAGCGTTTGTTAGCCGGCGGCATAAGCGCTGACGAACTGCACCGCCAGGTGGTCAACCTGCGGGTGGAGTTTGTGTTGACAGCCCACCCCACAGAAGTGACTCGCCGCACCCTGATTATGAAGTACGACGACATGTCGGACTGCCTGGAGCAGCTGGACCATCAGGATCTGATGCCCGGCGAGCGCGACGAAATCGTGCGCCGTTTGACCCGACTGATTGCCGAGGCCTGGCACACCGATGAAATTCGCTACGATCGCCCCACCGCGGTAGATGAAGCCAAATGGGGCTTTGCGGTGATCGAAAACAGCCTGTGGACAGCGTTACCAAGATTCCTCGAAAGCCTGGATACCGCTCTGGTCGAAGCCACCGGTAAAGGCCTTCCGCTGCAAGCCACTCCGGTGCGGGTAGCGTCCTGGATGGGCGGTGACCGTGACGGCAACCCTAACGTCACCCACCAGGTTACGCGCAAGGTGTTTTTGCTGGGCCGCTGGATGGCTGCGGATCTGTATATGAAAGACATTACAGCGCTGCGCGCCGAACTGTCTATGTGGCAGGCCAGCGATGAGCTGCGATCAAGGGTAGGCGATACCCGTGAACCTTATCGCCAGATTCTGGGCGAGCTACGCGACCAGCTCAGCCGCACCCGTGACTGGGCCGAAGCCAGTATTAGCGGCGCTGCCGCCGACAGCAACCGCATATTGTTCGCCAACAGTGAGTTCACCGAACCCCTGGAGCTGTGCTACCGCTCACTGGTTGAGTGTGGTCTTGAACACATCGCCAATGGACCGCTACTGGACACTATTCGCCGTGCCCATACCTTTGGCTTGCCATTGAGCCGTCTTGATATTCGCCAGGAAGCGGCCCGTCACGCTGAGGCTGTGGCCGAAATTGTGGGTTATCTGGGGCTTGGGGATTATCAGGCCTGGTCAGAAGTAGAACGTCAGGCGTTTCTGGTGCGCGAGCTTAAAGGCCGTCGCCCGCTGATTCCGCGTAACTGGCAGCCCAGTGAAGCGGTGGAGGAAGTGCTGGCCACCTGCAAGGTGGTGGCCGAGCAAACGCCGCAGGCGTTGGGCTCCTATGTGATTTCCATGGCCAGTAAGCCGTCCGATGTGCTGAACGTTATTCTGCTGCTGCGCGAGGCGGGCATGCAGTACCCGATGGCGGTGGTACCGCTGTTTGAGACATTGAATGACCTGAGCGGTGCGCCGCAAAGCATGACCGAGCTTTATCAGATTGACTGGTATCGCGACTACTGCGACGGCAAGCAGGAAGTCATGATCGGCTATTCCGATTCGTCGAAAGATGCCGGCCAGATGATGGCTGCATGGGCCCAGTACCAAGCCCAGGAAGCGCTGACAAAAGTGGCCGCAGAATACGATATGCGCTTGACCTTGTTCCACGGCCGTGGCGGCACGGTTGGACGTGGAGGCGGCCCGGCTAACCGGGCTATCCTGTCGCAGCCGCCGGGATCGGTCAACGGCAGCTTCCGCATTACCGAGCAGGGCGAGATGATTCGCTTCAAATTCGGTATGCCGGATCTTGCCGTGCAAAGTCTGACGCTCTACACCACTGCGGTCATCGAGGCCACACTGGCGCCGCCGCCCCAGCCCCAAGACAGTTGGCGTGACACCATGAACTGGTTGACTGAACGCTCGTTAAAGGCTTACCGCGACGTGGTGCGGGACGACCCGCAATTTGTGCTTTATTTCCGACAGGTTACCCCGGAGCAGGCGCTGGGCAAACTGGCCTTGGGCAGTCGCCCGGCGCGGCGCAAAGCCGGTGGTGGCGTTGAAAGCCTAAGAGCCATACCCTGGATATTTGCCTGGACTCAAATGCGCCTGATGCTGCCTGCTTGGCTGGGCAGCGACGTAGCTCTGGAAGCAGCCGCCGAAGATCAACGTACAGACCAGTTGCGGGAAATGATGGCGGGTTGGCCGTTTTTCCGCACCTACATCGATATGCTGGAGATGGTTTTGGCAAAGGCCGACCTGCGCATCGCCAGCTATTACGAGCAGACCTTGGTGGACGACCCGGCGTTGCGGGCCCTGGGTGAAAATCTGCGCCAGCGCTTGAGCCGCTGCATTCACCGGGTGCTGGAATTGAAGCAGCAGGACCACCTGCTGGCAGACGAGCCAGTATTTGCTCATTCGATGAATGTGCGCAATCCGTATACCGACCCTTTGCATTATCTGCAGGCCGAACTGCTGCGGCGCGAGCGCCAAAGCGAAGGCACAGGCGAGCATGACGGAAGCCATAGCGGAAAGGTACCGGAACTGGTTGAGCGGGCCCTGAAGGTCACCATGGCCGGCATCTCGGCGGGTATGCGCAACACCGGCTAA
- the mazG gene encoding nucleoside triphosphate pyrophosphohydrolase, whose protein sequence is MSYSLDDLKTLMERLRDPDTGCPWDARQTFASIVPHTLEEAYEVADAIERKDYPHLEDELGDLLFQVIFYSQIGQESRHFDFDSVVDNLVRKLIRRHPHVFPEGTLESRIDPHNRPGEDWIKQSWERIKAEERSLKSAPDSSGPAGRLDAIARTLPAMARAEKLQKRAARHGFDWPDIGPVFDKLHEEIDELKEAWQAANDGSGERDALEDELGDVMFVCVNLARFMKVNPEQALKRTNHKFEARFRAIEAELAAQGRDMDSETLEALDAIWQSVKGVERQR, encoded by the coding sequence ATGAGCTATTCGCTGGACGACTTGAAAACCCTGATGGAACGCTTGCGCGATCCAGACACCGGCTGCCCGTGGGATGCCCGCCAGACGTTTGCGTCCATCGTGCCCCACACGCTGGAAGAAGCCTACGAAGTAGCTGACGCCATCGAGCGCAAAGATTACCCCCACTTGGAAGACGAGTTGGGTGACCTGCTGTTCCAGGTCATTTTTTACAGTCAGATCGGGCAGGAATCCCGGCATTTTGATTTTGATTCGGTGGTGGACAATCTGGTGCGTAAGCTGATCCGCCGCCACCCCCACGTGTTTCCCGAAGGCACACTTGAAAGCCGGATCGATCCCCATAACCGCCCGGGCGAAGACTGGATCAAACAGAGCTGGGAGCGCATCAAAGCGGAGGAGCGGTCGCTAAAGTCTGCCCCTGACAGTTCCGGGCCCGCGGGGCGCTTGGACGCAATTGCCCGCACTCTGCCGGCCATGGCGCGAGCTGAAAAACTGCAAAAGCGGGCCGCCCGCCATGGCTTTGACTGGCCCGACATTGGCCCGGTGTTCGATAAGTTGCACGAAGAAATTGATGAACTGAAAGAAGCCTGGCAGGCCGCCAATGACGGCAGCGGCGAACGGGATGCCCTGGAAGATGAGCTGGGCGACGTGATGTTCGTGTGCGTGAATCTGGCGCGCTTTATGAAAGTGAATCCCGAACAGGCTTTGAAACGCACCAATCATAAGTTTGAAGCGCGCTTTCGCGCCATCGAGGCCGAGCTTGCGGCTCAGGGCCGTGATATGGACAGCGAAACCCTGGAGGCGCTGGACGCCATCTGGCAGTCAGTGAAAGGTGTGGAGCGTCAGCGCTGA
- the relA gene encoding GTP diphosphokinase: protein MVKVREDYAVTGSGEVDIAHCVRQLAEQTHLEDDSLLRQACERAAAIDLKAYREDRQWTPGASSFRTGIEMARVLAELHLDQASLTAAVLYRAVREERVTLEAVRKEFGDEVAGLINGVLQMAAISSIHHPLKGNVLGQSEGQLDNVRKMLVTMVDDVRVALIKLAERTCAIRGVKDALPEKRMRVAREVFEIYAPLAHRLGIGYIKWELEDLSFRYLHETAYKKIANLLDEKRLDRESYIKRAVASLESELDSAGIKGDVSGRVKHIYSIWRKMRRKGIDFSQVYDVRAVRILVPEVRDCYAVLGIVHGLWRHIPNEFDDYIANVKENGYQSLHTAVIGPEGKVMEVQIRTHKMHEEAELGVCAHWLYKGTDTKNKSTSYDAKINWLRQVLEWQEELGDLSGLAEHLKSEVTSDRVYVFTPEGHVVDLPQGSTAVDFAYRVHTEVGHACRGARINGRIVPLIYPLKTGDQVFILTSKNATPSRDWLNPNLGYIRSSRSRAKVISWFKQQDRGRNISDGRTILDDEFKRLSLHDCNLERLAKKVNYHSAEDMCAAIGAGDLRPAQVANVAQQMLEPKNEQPELKLRKQSKAYDTESDIRIVGVGQLKTQVAKCCKPLPGDDIGGYITVGRGVTVHRQDCNTYMGLVETEPHRIIEVSWGVRQASVYPVDISVDAYDRSGLLRDITQVLSASRCDVLALHTQSNRDDNTANLTVTVEISDLEQLAKLLSQIRNLPNVIEAKRKR, encoded by the coding sequence ATGGTAAAAGTTCGCGAAGATTACGCCGTGACCGGCAGCGGTGAAGTAGACATTGCCCACTGTGTGCGTCAGCTGGCCGAGCAGACCCATCTTGAGGATGACAGCCTGTTACGCCAGGCTTGCGAAAGAGCCGCGGCTATTGACCTTAAGGCCTATCGGGAAGACCGACAATGGACCCCCGGCGCCAGCAGTTTCCGCACCGGCATTGAAATGGCTCGAGTGCTGGCAGAGCTGCACCTCGACCAGGCCAGCCTGACGGCTGCTGTGCTGTATCGCGCTGTGCGCGAAGAACGGGTAACGCTAGAAGCCGTGCGTAAAGAGTTTGGCGACGAAGTGGCTGGCCTGATTAACGGCGTGCTGCAGATGGCGGCGATTTCGTCTATCCATCATCCCCTGAAAGGCAATGTTCTGGGCCAGAGCGAAGGCCAGCTCGACAACGTGCGTAAAATGCTGGTGACCATGGTTGACGACGTGCGGGTTGCGCTGATCAAACTCGCTGAGCGCACTTGCGCCATCCGCGGAGTGAAAGACGCATTGCCGGAAAAACGCATGCGAGTTGCGCGGGAAGTATTTGAGATCTATGCCCCGTTGGCGCACCGGCTGGGCATTGGCTATATCAAATGGGAACTGGAAGATCTGTCTTTCCGCTACCTGCACGAAACCGCTTACAAGAAAATTGCCAATCTGTTGGATGAAAAGCGCCTGGATCGGGAAAGCTACATCAAGCGGGCGGTGGCCTCGCTGGAGTCGGAACTGGATAGTGCCGGTATCAAGGGCGATGTGTCGGGCCGGGTCAAGCACATCTACAGTATCTGGCGCAAAATGCGCCGCAAAGGCATTGATTTCAGCCAGGTGTATGACGTGCGCGCCGTGCGTATTCTGGTTCCGGAGGTGCGCGACTGTTACGCCGTGTTGGGTATCGTTCACGGCCTGTGGCGCCACATTCCTAACGAATTTGACGACTACATCGCGAACGTCAAAGAAAACGGTTACCAGTCTTTGCACACCGCGGTCATCGGCCCTGAAGGCAAGGTAATGGAGGTGCAGATCCGCACCCATAAGATGCACGAAGAAGCCGAACTGGGTGTCTGCGCCCACTGGCTTTATAAAGGGACCGACACCAAAAACAAATCCACCAGTTACGATGCCAAAATAAACTGGTTGCGCCAGGTGCTGGAATGGCAAGAAGAGTTGGGCGATTTGTCCGGCTTGGCGGAACACCTGAAATCCGAGGTGACATCCGATCGGGTTTACGTGTTTACGCCTGAGGGCCATGTGGTTGATCTGCCCCAGGGTTCCACCGCCGTAGACTTCGCTTATCGGGTACATACAGAAGTCGGTCACGCTTGCCGAGGCGCGCGCATCAACGGGCGTATCGTGCCCTTGATCTACCCGCTGAAAACCGGCGACCAAGTGTTCATACTGACGTCTAAAAATGCGACACCCAGCCGCGATTGGCTCAACCCCAACCTGGGCTACATTCGCAGTTCGCGCTCCCGCGCCAAGGTCATCAGCTGGTTCAAACAGCAGGATCGCGGTCGTAATATCAGCGATGGCCGTACCATTCTGGACGACGAATTCAAGCGTTTGTCATTGCACGACTGCAATCTGGAACGGCTCGCCAAAAAAGTGAATTACCACAGCGCTGAAGACATGTGTGCGGCCATTGGCGCGGGCGACCTGCGCCCGGCCCAAGTGGCCAATGTGGCCCAGCAAATGCTGGAACCAAAAAATGAACAGCCCGAACTGAAGCTGCGCAAGCAAAGCAAAGCCTACGATACCGAATCTGACATTCGCATTGTGGGTGTGGGCCAATTGAAAACCCAGGTGGCCAAATGCTGCAAGCCTTTGCCAGGTGACGATATTGGCGGCTACATTACCGTTGGCCGCGGTGTGACCGTTCACCGGCAGGACTGCAACACTTACATGGGTCTGGTGGAAACAGAGCCACACCGCATTATCGAGGTCAGTTGGGGCGTGCGCCAAGCCTCGGTATACCCGGTGGATATTAGCGTTGACGCTTATGACCGTTCGGGCCTTTTGCGCGATATCACCCAAGTGCTGTCGGCATCGCGCTGCGATGTGCTGGCGTTACACACTCAGAGCAATCGTGACGACAACACGGCCAACCTGACGGTCACTGTAGAAATCTCCGATCTGGAACAACTGGCCAAACTGCTGTCCCAGATCCGCAACCTGCCCAACGTCATCGAGGCTAAGAGAAAACGCTGA
- the rlmD gene encoding 23S rRNA (uracil(1939)-C(5))-methyltransferase RlmD → MSRRRRKVLPQEPVRCEVEKLGHDGRGIARNEGKVQFVSGALPGETVMAKMVGSRSKFDELRTLEVLNAAPDRQTPPCDFAAVCGGCSLQHMSAEAQIAFKENTLKEHFAHFGGIEPEQWVKPLRADTMGYRRKARLGVRFVKARESVLVGFREKSSNFLTDIDRCLVLDPRIGERIMPLRELLHGMDAFDRIPQVEVACGDDVAVMVFRNMEDLSDGDRSKLIVFGQNHDLHIYLQPKGPDTVHRIWPESAGHQDERLSYSLAEFDLTLAFHPMDFTQVNASINQVMVKRAIDWLDVQPGERVLDLFCGLGNFTLPLARSGGQVVGVEGDDAMVERGRENAALNGLDNVTFFGADLHGDFTGQSWAKEGFDKILIDPPRSGAEDICQYLTAFNASRIVYVSCNPATLARDAGVMVRNGYRLVQAGVMDMFPHTTHVESIALFERDSG, encoded by the coding sequence ATGAGTAGAAGACGCAGAAAAGTGTTGCCCCAGGAACCTGTGCGCTGCGAGGTCGAAAAACTCGGCCATGATGGCCGTGGTATTGCCCGTAACGAGGGTAAAGTGCAATTTGTCAGCGGCGCGCTGCCAGGCGAAACAGTGATGGCCAAGATGGTTGGCAGCCGCAGCAAATTTGACGAATTGCGCACACTTGAGGTACTGAACGCGGCTCCCGACCGCCAGACTCCGCCCTGCGATTTTGCCGCTGTGTGCGGTGGCTGCAGCCTGCAGCACATGAGCGCAGAGGCGCAGATTGCGTTCAAAGAAAACACTCTGAAAGAGCACTTTGCCCATTTTGGTGGTATCGAGCCCGAGCAGTGGGTTAAACCTCTGCGCGCTGACACCATGGGTTACCGCCGCAAAGCGCGGCTGGGTGTGCGTTTTGTAAAGGCACGTGAATCAGTGCTGGTTGGTTTCCGCGAAAAGAGCAGTAATTTCCTGACGGATATTGACCGCTGCCTGGTGCTGGACCCACGTATTGGCGAACGCATTATGCCGCTGCGCGAATTGCTGCACGGCATGGATGCTTTTGACCGCATTCCCCAAGTAGAGGTTGCCTGCGGTGATGATGTGGCCGTGATGGTGTTCCGTAACATGGAGGACTTGAGCGACGGCGACCGCAGCAAGTTGATTGTGTTTGGTCAAAACCACGATCTGCACATTTATTTGCAACCTAAAGGCCCGGACACGGTTCACCGTATCTGGCCGGAATCTGCAGGTCACCAGGATGAACGTTTGAGTTACAGCTTGGCGGAATTTGATTTGACCCTGGCGTTTCACCCAATGGACTTCACCCAGGTGAATGCCAGCATCAACCAGGTGATGGTTAAGCGCGCCATCGACTGGCTGGACGTGCAGCCCGGTGAGCGAGTCTTGGATCTTTTTTGCGGTTTGGGCAACTTTACCCTGCCGTTGGCCCGCAGTGGTGGCCAAGTGGTCGGTGTTGAAGGCGACGACGCCATGGTTGAGCGCGGCCGCGAGAACGCCGCGTTGAACGGCCTGGATAATGTCACCTTTTTTGGCGCCGACTTGCACGGCGATTTTACCGGCCAGAGCTGGGCCAAAGAGGGTTTCGACAAGATTCTGATTGACCCGCCGCGCTCCGGCGCCGAAGACATCTGCCAGTACTTAACCGCCTTTAACGCCAGCCGCATTGTGTATGTGTCTTGCAACCCGGCCACCTTGGCGCGGGATGCGGGTGTTATGGTGCGTAATGGCTACCGCCTGGTGCAAGCGGGTGTCATGGATATGTTCCCGCATACTACTCACGTGGAATCCATAGCGCTTTTTGAGCGTGATTCTGGTTAA
- the cysM gene encoding cysteine synthase CysM, translating to MYFPTIEDYVGKTPLVRLQRLPGDTSNVILAKLEGNNPAGSVKDRPAISMIQQAEIRGDIKPGDTLIEATSGNTGIALAMAAAIKGYRMVLIMPSNMSEERRASMRAYGAEIIAVSKEDGMEGARDLAERMQAEGKGKVLDQFANADNPLAHYRTTGPEIWQQTNGRVTHFVASMGTTGTVVGVSRYLKERNPDVRIVGLQPSEGAAIPGIRRWSEAYMPKIFDAKAVDQVMDIGQVEAETTMRALAEKEGIFCGVSSGGSIAAALRLSQTLENAVIVGIICDRGDRYLSTGVFPSA from the coding sequence ATGTATTTTCCAACCATTGAAGATTATGTTGGTAAAACCCCCCTGGTTCGCCTGCAGCGCCTGCCAGGCGATACCAGTAATGTCATCCTTGCCAAACTGGAAGGTAATAATCCGGCCGGTTCGGTCAAAGATCGGCCCGCGATTAGCATGATCCAACAAGCCGAAATCCGCGGCGACATCAAGCCCGGCGATACCCTGATCGAAGCCACCAGCGGTAATACCGGTATTGCCCTGGCTATGGCGGCGGCGATAAAGGGTTACCGCATGGTGTTGATCATGCCTTCCAATATGAGCGAAGAGAGGCGCGCGTCCATGCGCGCTTATGGCGCCGAAATCATTGCGGTGAGCAAGGAAGACGGTATGGAAGGCGCCCGCGATCTGGCCGAACGCATGCAGGCCGAAGGCAAAGGCAAGGTTCTGGACCAGTTCGCCAATGCTGACAACCCACTGGCGCACTACCGCACCACCGGCCCTGAAATCTGGCAGCAGACCAATGGCCGGGTAACCCATTTCGTGGCCTCTATGGGCACCACGGGTACGGTTGTGGGCGTGTCCCGCTACTTGAAAGAGCGCAACCCTGACGTCCGCATTGTTGGCCTGCAACCCAGCGAGGGCGCGGCCATACCGGGAATTCGGCGCTGGTCAGAAGCCTATATGCCTAAAATTTTTGATGCCAAGGCGGTTGATCAGGTAATGGATATTGGTCAGGTCGAGGCCGAGACCACGATGCGCGCGCTGGCCGAAAAAGAAGGTATTTTTTGCGGCGTATCGTCTGGCGGTTCCATCGCCGCGGCGCTGCGACTTTCCCAAACGCTTGAAAACGCCGTTATCGTGGGCATTATTTGTGACCGTGGTGACCGCTACCTGTCTACCGGCGTATTTCCTAGCGCCTGA